The DNA region GGGATTAAGACCTCAGATCAGGTTGAGAGATGAAGGCATATCTTATCGAGGAGATACCTGGCGACTTCCTCCGAATGTCCCCTCTCTATGTGGATGACCTCCGACAACCTTTTCAACTCCTCGACCTCGCTTATCCTGACCAGAGGGGCAGTTCCCACGGCGATCACATCAGAATACCATATTCTCCTAACCTGCTCGATGAACCTCCTTGAGAGAAGCTCCATCTTACCTATCTCATCTATCACGATGACTTCGCACTCCTCGGCTGCCCTGATGAGCGCCGGTATAGCCACGGACTCGAACCTCCCCAGATCGACCACGTACTTTGACACTGAGGGGCCCCCACTGAACGTCGTCGATGCGAAGAGCTCCCTCTCCCCTGTCAGTATGTCCTCAACCAGGAACCCCGTCCTTATACCGCCCTCCCTGACCTCCGGGGTCCTTATCCCTCCAACCCTCACGCCCCTCTCCCTCAGCCCCTGAATCAGCGCCGCCACGCAGGTGGACTTGCCGGAGCCCGGCCTTCCGGTTATAATGAACTTCCTCCCCCTCACCATCGTGAGCTCCAGGGTAACGCTTAGCCTGCGCTTATATAGCGAGGGGAGGGTGTCGTTCTACTCCACGGATCTGGAGGAGCTGGAGAGGAGGGGAATACCCTACACGAAAGCCCCCGTTTTCTACAACCCCAGGATGAAGCTCAACAGGGATCTCTCAGTGACCGTGTTCTCATCCCTCAACCTGAGGAGCGCCGCCGACCTGATGGCGGCCTCGGGTGTCAGGGCCCTGAGGCTGAGGCTGGAGGGCGGGGCGGACGAGGTGATCGCGTGCGACTCCAACTGCCTCTCGGTGCAGGTCATGAGGATCA from Candidatus Korarchaeota archaeon NZ13-K includes:
- a CDS encoding nucleoside triphosphatase, whose translation is MVRGRKFIITGRPGSGKSTCVAALIQGLRERGVRVGGIRTPEVREGGIRTGFLVEDILTGERELFASTTFSGGPSVSKYVVDLGRFESVAIPALIRAAEECEVIVIDEIGKMELLSRRFIEQVRRIWYSDVIAVGTAPLVRISEVEELKRLSEVIHIERGHSEEVARYLLDKICLHLST